Proteins found in one Cardiocondyla obscurior isolate alpha-2009 linkage group LG03, Cobs3.1, whole genome shotgun sequence genomic segment:
- the LOC139113757 gene encoding FGGY carbohydrate kinase domain-containing protein, giving the protein MAATGMDFFVGVDVGTGSVRAALITSSGKIKKVATCPLEIFHPAPNFYEQSSDNIWSAVCHVVKSVVADIYAEDVKGIGFDATCSLVAVDETGSPVTISLTGQEKQNVILWMDHRAHEEADLINSTSHDLLQYVGGKISLEMQTPKLMWLKKNLPASWNAAALLFDLPDFLTWKATESESRSLCSLVCKWSYSANPNGKNGWDEDFFEQLNLRDLKKDNWRKIGNDVRVPGDAIESGLSEKAATELGLLKGTPVGTSVIDAHAGGLGMIGCYASDVSSNFSNRLALICGTSTCHMIVNENKIFVNGVWGPYYSAMVPGFWLNEGGQSATGKLLDHVIDTHPATPGILKSLGGNKHIQQYLSELLHVMAEQKNLQNVSYLTKDIHVWPDFHGNRSPLSDPTLKGMISGLTLSVDEEALALLYLATVQALTYGTKHIIEVLSAAGHNIESILVCGGLSQNPLFIQIQADVLALPVLCPIERESVLVGAAILGACATKRYSMQETVQRMAGSANIVKPTSECNKYHLRKYRVFKKMVQDQQEYRKLMSEEL; this is encoded by the exons ATGGCTGCAACCGGCATGGATTTTTTCGTGGGCGTGGATGTTGGGACGGGAAGCGTCCGAGCGGCCTTGATCACCTCCAGTGGGAAGATAAAGAAAGTGGCTACGTGCCCGCTCGAGATATTTCACCCAGCGCCAAACTTCTACGAGCAATCCTCCGATAACATTTGGAGCGCCGTATGCCACGTTGTCAAG TCAGTTGTTGCTGACATATACGCGGAGGATGTTAAAGGAATTGGATTCGATGCTACTTGCTCGTTGGTCGCGGTAGATGAAACGGGTTCACCGGTAACGATTAGTCTTACAG GACaggaaaaacaaaatgttataCTGTGGATGGATCACAGAGCGCATGAGGAAGCTGATCTTATCAACTCCACAAGTCATGATTTACTACAATATGTAGGCGGCAAAATTTCTCTCGAGATGCAAACGCCAAAGTTGATGTGgcttaaaaagaatttacctGCTTCCTGGAACGCGGCCGCCCTACTGTTCGATCTCCCAGACTTTTTAACATGGAAAGCTACCGAATCGGAATCACG aTCATTGTGTTCGTTAGTATGTAAATGGAGTTATAGCGCCAATCCCAATGGTAAAAACGGATGGGATGAGGATTTCTTTGAACAGCTCAATTTGCGCGACTTGAAGAAAGACAATTGGAGAAAAATAg GTAATGATGTAAGAGTGCCTGGTGATGCGATTGAATCTGGACTGTCGGAAAAAGCCGCAACAGAATTGGGATTACTGAAAGGTACCCCAGTTGGAACATCGGTGATTGATGCACACGCTGGTGGCCTCGGCATGATTGGGTGTTACGCGTCGGATGTGTCTTCAAATTTTTCGAATCGATTGG CTTTGATTTGCGGCACTTCGACTTGTCACATGATAGTGAATGAAAATAAGATATTCGTAAATGGCGTTTGGGGTCCGTACTATAGCGCGATGGTGCCTGGTTTCTGGTTAAATGAAGGAGGTCAAAGTGCCACTGGAAAGCTGCTCGATCACGTTATCGATACACATCCCGCAACACCGGGAATTTTAAAGTCGTTAGGCGGTAACAA ACACATTCAACAATATTTATCCGAACTGTTGCACGTTATGGCTGAACAGAAAAATCTGCAGAATGTATCGTATCTAACGAAAGATATACATGTATGGCCAGATTTTCATGGTAATCGTTCGCCTCTTAGTGATCCAACGTTAAAAGGAAtg ATATCTGGATTAACCTTATCTGTAGATGAGGAGGCTTTGGCGTTATTATACTTAGCAACGGTGCAGGCATTAACG taTGGCACAAAGCATATAATCGAAGTTCTGTCAGCGGCCGGCCATAATATAGAAAGTATATTAGTTTGCGGCGGACTTAGTCAGAATCCGTTATTCATCCAAATACAAGCCGATGTGTTAGCGTTACCAGTACTTTGTCCAATCGAACGAGAATCGGTTCTGGTGGGCGCGGCGATTCTCGGTGCCTGTGCGACGAAAAGATATTCCATGCAAGAGACTGTTCAAAGAATGGCGGGATCGGCAAACATAGTGAAACCGACGAGCGAATGTAacaa ATACCACTTACGGAAGTATCGTGTGTTCAAGAAAATGGTTCAAGACCAACAAGAATACAGGAAATTAATGAGCGAAGAATTATAG